The region TGCAGTCGCGGCGACGGCTCCAGCCCTAGGTCCTCGACCAGTCTGGCGCGCAGCCCCTGGTAGACCTCCAGCGCCTGCCAGGGGCGGCCCGCGCGGTAGAGAGCGGCCATGCACTGGGCGTGCAGCCCCTCGTGCAGCGGATGACGGGCGGTCAGCTCGGTGAGCTCCGTGAGCAGCTCGGCATGGCGGCCCAGCCGCAGATCGGCCTCGATACGGCGCTCCAGGACGCCGAGCCGACTCTCCTCCAGACGGGCCAGCTCGATCTCCAGGACCGGCCCGACCTTCACATCCACCAGCGCGGGACCGCGCCAGACGGCCAGCGCCTCGCGCAGCAGCAGGGACGCCTGGACATCGTCCCCGGCGTCCAGCCTGTCCCGCCCCGCGGCCACCAGCCGGTCGTACTCATGGATGTCCACCGCGCCCGGCTGGGCCTCCAGCACA is a window of Streptomyces violaceusniger Tu 4113 DNA encoding:
- a CDS encoding AfsR/SARP family transcriptional regulator, whose translation is MDIKVLGPLSVEACGQSIVPSAGKPRQILALLSVYANQMLPVPTLMEEIWGTQMPRSALTTLQTYILQLRRRLATAYGPAAPQASKDVLATRYGGYVLEAQPGAVDIHEYDRLVAAGRDRLDAGDDVQASLLLREALAVWRGPALVDVKVGPVLEIELARLEESRLGVLERRIEADLRLGRHAELLTELTELTARHPLHEGLHAQCMAALYRAGRPWQALEVYQGLRARLVEDLGLEPSPRLQKLQQAVLASDPALDLDLEGHWRRPVLDLFAA